gattgagtcccacattggctccccgcatggagcctgcttctctttctgcctgtgtctctgcctctctctctctttctcataaataaataaataaaatattttttaaaaaaagaatgtattatcTATAAGAGGAGAATACTGTTGCATGTTTTATTCATCAATGTAACTTCAATggctagaatagtgcctggcacattgcagGCAATCAATAAACAGCATGGTAATTAGCCCATGTCTCTCATACTGCCCGTCATGTTACCTAGATTTAGTTagatcattttcttcattttataaactaGTTTCCTGGACATCAACCAACAAATCGATGGGATTTAATTGATGGGAGAGAGGACTGCCATAAATTATGTGCACTTGTGTGAAATATAGCATAAAAGACACTAAGTGACCACATAAGATTACTAAAGGATGTATTggaaaatgctctttttttttttttttagttcctaaATTATACCAAATAAAGAGGTACAAGTTTCACTGACAGAGGCATCTGGGTTTAGATacaacttttctttccttgttatatttttaccatttcctGCAACCATACCAGTGAACATACCAGTATCACAGAACATACAAGAgaaggatacaaaaacaaaatatcactTTACTGTGTTTGCAAGGACCTTCCATTAAAGAACATGAGAATAAATAATGCTCTTTAGGTCTCTTTGAGGCCTGAGATTTGCATTTGATTGCCTATCTGAGAAGCGATATCAAGTGGAATTCAAGATATTCATTCCCTAAGTCCCCTaaaatcctttcttcttcttgACCTATAATCTACCAGGCAGTTCCTGAGGAGGAAAGGGAGTGAGAAAACTGTGAAATGAAACTTACACCCTCTGAGATAGATGTGTGCCATCCAGCCATTGCCAGGGGTACTTAGCTCCTGCTTTAAATAATCCAATccaataattgtattttatttttgattgaaTGAAGCGCTGTGGGAAAATTAGAATTATTAgtaatattcatagcagcaatcaAGGATTCATGAATACTggatatttttatcttcaaatgcTGGTATGCTAAATGGAGGAGGCAAGCTACTTTCTCCATGGTgtagagaagaaatggaaatggaaaggacAAAATCACTCAactttttatgactgaatgaaAGATATCCAGAAAGGGACATGATAGCCTTAAAAGAATCTCCACCTATGAAAACTAGATAGGTAAATATGATTCCACTAAACCTAgaacttctctctccctcaaataaaatgaaaaaacaaggtTCAATCTGGAGATATCTGCAATAATCTGAAGGACAGATATTTCtgtaaaacaataagaaaactatccaataagaaaaaatggacaaaacataagatcatatttcaaataaataaagcatattgctaataaattttgaaagattCTAAGAGAATCTTagatcaggaaaatgcaaatcaaaaccacaaggataggggatccctggatggctcagcggtttagtgcctgccttctgcccagggtgtgtcctggagtcctgggatcaagtcccacatcaggctccctgcatggagcctgcttctctctctgcctatgtctctgtctctgtctctctctctctctctgtgtctctcatgaataaataaataaaatcttttttaaaaacccataaggATATATTTTACAACTAAAGCAATTATAGTGAAATGGTtatggggaaaggagataaaatgagtgggaaaaatcagagagagtgacaaaacatgaaagactcctaaatctgggaaacaaataaagggtagtggaaggggaggtgggcagggggatgaggtgactgggtgatgggcactgaagggagaacttgacgggatgagcactggattatactatatgttggaaaatcgaactccaataaaaaatatacccaaaaaaaagtgattatttaGTTCATCTGTTTTTTATAGGTAAAAGTGATTAATTTATATTACTATTtcaataagaattttattttatttcttttttaaaaacaggcagagggagaagcgggcttcattcagggagcctgacacaggactcaatcccaggtctccaggatcaggccctgaactgcaggcagcactaaaccactgagccacccaggctgcccataagaATTTTATAAACAAGAGAACCTAAAGGTTAGGTTTTTGGATGGTAGTTTTTTTCTTGgttggtttctttgctttttttgttgtttgttttttaagtaagctctatactcaacatggggcttaaactctcaactcttgagatcaagagtctcatgctccactgactaagccagcagGTACCCCTGAATGTTGtggagattttttgttttttgttttttccaaacaTAGGGCTTTTAATTCATTCTTCATAAGATACTACTAGAAGTAGCATTGCTAGGACAAAATAGTGTAACTAAAATTCAGTGCCTAAATGGAATCTTTAGAGGGAAATCTACAGAATCAAATCAATTGACTTTATGGTCCTAAATTTTATAAGGAATGGCAAATGTGATTTAGATTGTCTATTCTAGAAAAGAGATGCTTCCTCTGTCATTCTGGattgtaagtaaaataaaaatccatttaaaaaatcaatccagCTATATTCAATATctatgtttcattctttttcctatgGCTATTCATGAAAGTATAATGTGAATTACCTCTTTAGATTGCTCACACCATTGAAGGAAGTTTTTCTTTGCCCTGTATTAGCTCTGAGAAGTTAAATAGCGAACCatctaatatatattaaaatgtgaaggtgtaacacacacaataaaaagactgaaaatcagTCCATGGCACACACAGCAGAGAAATTTCTCTTGTTCATTGTTTAAAACAATGaatcttggggtgcctaggtggctcagtcagttaagcatccaactcttgattgcagtTCAAGTCTTGGTCTCTGgcttatgagttcaagccccatatgggcTCTAGACTGATTggatcttactttaaaaatacataaataaataaaatagtggttCTTCTAGGTCTCTGTTACCCCTGTGTCTCCTCTCGAGAGAAATTTATATCAATTAACAAGTGCTTCAAAATAAAGTGGCCAAATAACATTGGAAGAAAGTTGAAACAATTATCCTAATAAAGACATAAGACTTCTTATAAAGCATTTACTTAAGTTGAATAAAGTAGACATACCTGCTCCTCTTTATCATCAATCTTAATAAGACTAGAATGTAGGCCTTGGCATGACTTCTGACTCCTCTCccaagttttctcttcttttgaaaaatagtaaCAGCTTTTTCCACAGCAGTACCAATTTCCTTGAAATGAATCATAGTCTTTATCTTGAAAACAAAAGCCACAATGGTTCTCAACCACAAGACCACTTAGAGACCTGCCCTTTCCACATATTTCTTGCTTGCTGCAGACCAAATGTTcaaaaaattagcattttcccCACTTCCCAAAAGTCTAATGTTTGGCTCTTTGGCCAAATTGTGGTACCAGGGACTGTCTCTGAACAGACTTCAGATCGTTGTTATGATTACACTGAGAAATCTTGACTTCTCGAGGACAAATATACTGCAACAACGTGGAGTAGATATCCTCCTCGCAGGAAGAAATCCACCAAAGTGAATATACAGATATGGTGTTAATTCCAAGGGatctattttgggggaaaattcaTTCATGAACATAAATTACTCAATCAAATCAACATGAGTTTGTGAAAGTCAAGAGTTCAATTagctataataaagaaaatagatttgattttttaaaaaagtacctgacaaagtacaacagaaagttttaaaattatatcttgaAATGGGACAGAGGggataattctttaaaaagaatccatCTGTAAACTATCACTGTAGGTATTCAGTACATACCTATGATAGGTGGTAAAATTGAGTGATCTTCAACTTCtacaaaggaaacatttttttcttttgtgtccttCATATCTTGCATTGTGTGTCCAGAACACCTCTGAAAAACTTAAATCCATATTATAAAGTTAAGGTCATGAATGCCTTTAATAGATCATATTATTATGCTCACTCTAATTCTAAATGGCATAGTGAATGTTGTTGACTAAATGAAATTACAATCAGACAATGTTAGTCTAAAATAGTTTGAAGTGTCacagaataaaacagaattttacataaaaatgtaacttgctatgtattatttttaagtatataaaagatataaaacatataaGCATATAAGTCAGAAatataaacttgaaataaaacattaactaGCTTCTATGCCATCtactcttcaaataaatattttaaagttggtGAAATTttgtatttagtatttatttagcatttagtATTCACATGTAAAGCCAAATACAGTGATTTGGCTCTCCTCTAGGATAAGCTTATAATGGATTCATTGAATTTACATGGAGCAAGAGCTCAGATGGTTCCTTCTAATATGcaaaaggaaagttaaaaatcTCTGAAACAGTAGTGTCTTGCCAAAGCtcacaaaaaaaatgtaaaagcatgaAGTATACTGCTTTGTGTgtgaacattaaaagaaaaatgctttaattttgtTACACAACTGAGAAACATAATTTTCAATTCTACTACTGCTCACCATCATTCAACTAAATTCTATTGGATGtctatttgacaaaatccaataatATCAATTGCACAGTCTCTTATTTACTCAATTGCAATAAATGCAATTACTGCTTCAATTCAGTCACCCATTCCAATGTTCATATATTGGATCTGAATTAAGAAGACATATTAAGATCTCTAGTACCTAAATACTATCATTTCTGTGACTAACCAATTCCCTTGTCCTTTCGTTTCTGTCTATCCAAGGACACAGGGTACAGAACTAATCTTGGAAGGACCTCCAAGAACTTTGCAACatagtctttaaaataacaaCTTAAAATAGCCAActtcattggggcacctggctggttcaatctgtagagcatgtgactcttgatctcagggtcatgagtacAAGgcccacattgagtgtggagcccacttaaaaatttttaaaaattaaaaaatatgaaaatgcccAACTTCAAAATACTCTTGTCATTCACCATCTCAACTTCACACAAGCTTCTGAAAGTCATAttcaaaataatcacaaaactGTACACATATGGTTTAATGCTGACCAACAGTTATCTTTCTCATCACTAGTTCACCTCAACATTACACAGTATAGTTATTGAGTAACACTCTTCTCAATTCAACAGCTATTTCCAGTATTTATacttttcctaaattttctaGTGCAcctccttgcctctccctctcagatGGCCTCATCTGCTATTTCACAAAGAAACAGTCACTGGTAACTATATATTCCCCCCAACTTCCTGCTTTTCCTCCTATAAATATACAGGCATCCCTCACtccatctcagaaaaaaaaaaatgcttctcgTTGAACAAGTCTGAAACTCTCATCCCTACTGAGGGTTTCATCTTCTACTGAATCTTTGGTGATTGTGATCTCCTACTATTATATTTCTCCCTTGAGCGCTCAACATTTTCCTTCTCATGGCTCCCATCTCTTGGATATACTCATCTCCAGTAAATTCTCCCACAAAATTTCCTgtcctctttcatattttttataacagAACTGTTTTCCTAACTTTTACATTAGGGATAGCATAAGATTGTTCATAATACTTCATCCATGAAACACTCTCAACATTACTCTCAGAGcttctatttactttttatttagcTGATTTGTTAGCCATCCAGAATTTTAGCTAGTACTTTAACCATTAcatttatctactttttaaaaaaagattttagttatttatttgacagagagggagagagcataagGAGGCATAGcagcagacagagacagagggagaaagagaagaaaaatccgCCTaagtaggaagcctgatgtgggactccatgccaggaccctgggctcatgacctgggctgaagtcagatgcttaactgaccaaaccACTCAGATGTCCCTTCATTTATCTATGTTGATATTTCATTTCATCCCATCTTTGTACCTCTCTCAAACAGTGTAGCTAAAACTCATTACAATCACCCCCTTGATATTATTAactctttatgtattttctggaataatacaatttattttgtttttaactatttaagcttattttttaaagtatgatgaTATACAAGAAATTATgtgattttgctcttttttcatttcatattattttgctAAGATTTGTCCACATTGCTGTGTGTCATTGCAGTTTGTTTTGACAAACTACATAAAGTCCATTGGTAAATAAATTGCAGAGACTTCATTTGCTCTGCCATTAATGATCATCTGCATAGTTTTGGATTTTAGATATGGAGAATGGCACTGCTAAGAACAGTCCTGAAGTTGTGCATTTCTGTTCCTGTGCAAGTGTATCTGTTGGATATATACTTAGAGTGAGAAAAATTGATTCATGTTCAGCTTTAGGAGATAATAACAAACTGACAAAGTGCTATGTGAGTTTCTAGTCCCTTTACAATGTATGAGATCATGTAGATCCTTATACTTTTAATACTTGATAATTTTTTTGCTtagccataatttaaaaaaataattttctgtattcactGCCTCTGCTTCCTAATGTTTGAAGTTTCAGCCATTGCAATCAGGCTTTGACCATACCCACCATTCCACTGAATCTACTTTAGAAAATGTGATTAGTGACCTCTCTCTtgctatatttaataaaaatagtgttggcgattattttacttgattttcatCTACTATTTGGAACCCATGACTATCTTTAGCCTCCTTTCCATATGATGCCATAATGTTTTGGATTCCCTCCTACTTATTTAACCAAAGCATCACTGTTTTTCACTGTTTACTCATCTTCCACTTTCTTCTAAATACTGGTTTATCCTAAGGATCATCCTCTCACCCTTGTTCTTCTACTGCCAAAACTCACTCTAGAAGACTCATACCAATCTAATTCTTCCTGGTCATCTCACTGATATGCCACAAGCTCCTCACTCTTCACAATtattaccacacacacacacacacacacacaccaattcaTACCTAATGTTCTTCTTGTTCTTACTATAACATTTAGTGGAATATATTTGCCAAAGTGCATAGCCTGATGTCAAATGGTATCACTGATTCACTTGTATCCCTTCCACAATCAATAACAGGCATATCCTAACAATTCTACATGTTAAAATTTCTCACATATGGTCCCTACGCTTCATTACTTCTTTCATGACACTAATTCATTCTAAATAATCCTGATTCCTGAAATATCCTCCTATCTGATCCCCCTCACCCACTTTCCAGTCTATTCAGATTGACCTTTCCAAAATTCCTATCTGTTCAGGGGACATGAatcatgttttttctttgtgaaaatctTCCaacagtttcttttgtttttagaacaaatctaacatttcttaaaatgatattaaaattatcataaattaCATACCTAGCACAACGTATTTCTGgctacttcttttattttcccagaaACCTAATTTTTCTAACACATCAATATGTTCTTTTGTTCATGTTGTTTTTGCCGAGATGAGTCTTCTCTACCCTGAGCTTCCTGATTAAGTCCTATCTAGtctaataataatagataatatcAATTACTATATCCTGGAGGAAAGCTTTCTTGACCTCCACATGGAATATCCAATCCTTCTGATA
This genomic interval from Vulpes lagopus strain Blue_001 chromosome 21, ASM1834538v1, whole genome shotgun sequence contains the following:
- the LOC121479687 gene encoding C-type lectin domain family 7 member A-like, with the protein product MQTSKVSEDRLVYAKLKLPYSRKQDKRHPVGKRRVFPWHMVALILGVICFFLLLAITVLGSMFFQRCSGHTMQDMKDTKEKNVSFVEVEDHSILPPIIDKDYDSFQGNWYCCGKSCYYFSKEEKTWERSQKSCQGLHSSLIKIDDKEEQRFIQSKIKYNYWIGLFKAGAKYPWQWLDGTHLSQRVTFQQSLLDVKCGHLKSSTIFTADCSKQFPYICEKEFTDPFLK